The following are from one region of the Sulfurimicrobium lacus genome:
- a CDS encoding YhdP family protein: MLKSSARWLHRFLLSAFILAGLLFAVIVLSLRYWLLPNIAEYRHIISATITHAAGQRVNIGSIVAGWDGLRPHLSLRDVKVYDRAGMPALSFSHIESTLAWWSLALGEVRLYSLEIDQPKLALHRTAKGEIYVGGVWVNQPDTESGFGDWVLRQHRVLVRGATVTWLDDMRHAPLLVLNNANLRLENRGHRHRFGLRADPPQALAFPLDVRGDLKGNSLQSFADWSGTLYARLDYTNITAWRSWLDLPFQLERGSGGVQAWLAIGNKRVRGVTADVRLNDVLTRLKPELPQLDLKNVSGRLSWRDLNPGLELQASKLSFAIRDALTFGPTGVRFKSVPERVKTPAVVELQVDGLAFAPLLELANYLPLDADVREKLRLLQPKGVLRELAVSWSGTWEAPIHYAVKGKFADLAVRPYVLSPGNALPGFSGLSGNIDANEKGGSAGVNARHRMSLDLPGVFDHQLELDTLTAQVKWSSKAGQHEFKLDSASFANNHLAGTAYGTYSTVTNGPGKIDLSGQLTRADARFVSAYMPLVVGKETRDWLEKSIKAGQSNDVRLRLKGDLANFPFADGKSGLFEVAVKGSGGVLEYAPGWPAIEGIGVDLLFRGKSMDIYARAGHTYGMQLQKVHVQIADLMHMDELLTVDGEARGPTVDMLKFVAQSPVNGMIDGFTEGMQASGTGLFKLSLKIPLRRLDDMTVAGSYAFQNNNVQLGPGAPMLEQVNGALQFTGSSVTIPRITAQFLGGPATLVAATQQGVVQVNASGKATAAGLNKAFAHPMLRRLQGSTKWNGQITLRKKLADAVFSSNLQGLGSELPLPFNKKVGDSVALRLERRATSLDQDTISVSYGKVLAAQLMRQREGNEMKVERGAINLGGGQLNLPASGLWLTGSLPYLDLDFWRNVSSPAGGASAGAEVAVDGINFNLTTVDVFGKRFNDLRLNAVARNGSWQAALESREMSGNVNWTRSGAGRVIGRFKSLTVPSSAPPKLSEPSVNATPAANGTNSELPALDIVADNFSVRNMQLGHLELLAAPNTRDWRIEKLKLTTPESVLSMDGVWQDWLQQPRSRVNLQLETSDVGKLLARVGHPDSVKGGTAKLKGQFYWVGSPTEFNYATLSGLMSLEAHKGQFSKIEPGIGKLLGVLSLQSLPRRITLDFRDVFSDGFAFDDISGSVKVNQGVVSGNDFKMDGPAAKVVMSGEADLARETQNLRVRVVPLFGDTLSGAATLLGGPVVGLTALLVQKMLKDPVGQINAFEYSITGTWDNPVVTKLKKKVEESKTWDGN, translated from the coding sequence ATGCTCAAATCTTCTGCCCGCTGGCTGCACCGTTTCCTCCTCTCGGCATTTATCCTCGCCGGGCTTCTGTTCGCCGTCATAGTCCTCAGCTTGCGCTACTGGTTGCTGCCTAATATCGCGGAATATCGCCATATCATTTCGGCTACCATCACGCATGCTGCCGGGCAGCGCGTGAACATCGGCAGCATCGTCGCCGGTTGGGACGGTTTGCGGCCACACCTCAGCCTGCGCGACGTGAAGGTTTACGATCGGGCCGGCATGCCCGCGCTGTCCTTTTCCCACATCGAAAGCACCCTGGCCTGGTGGAGTCTTGCCTTGGGTGAAGTGCGGCTCTATTCGCTGGAAATCGACCAGCCCAAGCTGGCGCTGCACCGCACCGCCAAGGGCGAGATATACGTCGGCGGCGTGTGGGTCAACCAACCCGATACGGAAAGCGGTTTCGGCGACTGGGTGCTGCGTCAGCACCGCGTTCTGGTGCGCGGCGCAACTGTGACCTGGCTCGACGATATGCGCCACGCGCCGCTGCTGGTGCTGAACAACGCCAACCTGCGCCTGGAAAACCGGGGCCATCGTCACCGTTTCGGACTGCGCGCCGATCCTCCGCAAGCCCTGGCATTTCCCCTGGATGTCCGCGGCGACCTGAAGGGGAACTCGTTGCAGAGTTTTGCCGACTGGTCCGGCACGTTGTACGCCCGCCTTGATTACACGAATATCACTGCCTGGCGCAGCTGGCTGGATTTGCCGTTTCAACTGGAGCGCGGCAGCGGCGGGGTGCAGGCATGGCTGGCCATCGGCAACAAGCGCGTACGCGGCGTCACCGCAGATGTGCGGCTCAATGATGTGCTGACTCGCCTCAAGCCGGAGTTGCCGCAACTGGACCTGAAAAACGTCAGCGGACGGTTGAGCTGGCGCGATCTGAATCCGGGCCTGGAATTGCAGGCGAGCAAATTGAGCTTCGCTATCCGCGACGCGCTGACTTTCGGCCCGACTGGCGTGCGTTTCAAATCGGTTCCTGAGCGCGTGAAGACGCCCGCCGTGGTCGAACTGCAAGTGGACGGGCTGGCGTTCGCGCCGTTGCTGGAGCTCGCCAATTATCTGCCGCTGGACGCCGATGTGCGTGAAAAACTGCGCTTGTTGCAGCCGAAGGGGGTGTTGCGCGAACTGGCGGTGAGTTGGAGCGGCACTTGGGAAGCACCCATCCATTACGCGGTCAAGGGAAAATTCGCCGATCTCGCGGTTCGGCCCTATGTTTTATCACCGGGCAATGCCTTGCCCGGTTTTTCCGGATTGAGCGGCAACATCGATGCAAACGAGAAGGGCGGCTCGGCGGGCGTGAATGCGCGCCATCGCATGAGTCTGGACTTGCCGGGCGTGTTCGATCATCAGCTGGAACTGGATACTCTGACTGCCCAAGTGAAATGGAGCAGCAAGGCGGGGCAGCACGAATTCAAGCTCGACAGCGCCTCGTTCGCCAACAACCACCTGGCCGGGACGGCTTACGGCACTTATAGCACGGTCACCAATGGCCCGGGCAAAATTGACCTGAGCGGACAGCTTACACGTGCAGATGCGCGCTTCGTCAGCGCATACATGCCGCTGGTGGTGGGGAAGGAAACCCGGGACTGGCTGGAGAAATCGATCAAGGCAGGACAATCCAACGATGTGCGATTGCGCCTGAAAGGGGATTTGGCTAATTTCCCCTTCGCCGACGGCAAGTCCGGATTGTTCGAGGTGGCTGTCAAGGGGAGTGGCGGCGTGCTGGAATATGCGCCGGGCTGGCCGGCAATCGAAGGCATCGGTGTGGATCTGCTGTTCCGCGGCAAGAGCATGGATATCTACGCACGTGCCGGCCACACCTATGGCATGCAGTTGCAGAAGGTTCACGTACAAATCGCCGACCTGATGCATATGGACGAACTGTTGACGGTTGATGGCGAAGCGCGTGGACCCACAGTCGATATGCTGAAGTTCGTTGCGCAAAGTCCGGTCAACGGCATGATCGATGGCTTTACCGAAGGCATGCAGGCCTCTGGCACCGGTTTGTTCAAGCTTAGCCTGAAAATCCCTTTGCGCCGCCTGGATGACATGACTGTGGCGGGCAGTTATGCGTTCCAGAACAACAACGTCCAGTTGGGGCCAGGCGCGCCGATGCTGGAGCAGGTGAATGGCGCGCTCCAGTTCACCGGATCTTCCGTGACGATTCCCCGCATCACGGCCCAGTTCCTGGGCGGTCCCGCCACGCTTGTCGCCGCGACGCAGCAGGGCGTCGTGCAAGTCAATGCCAGTGGCAAGGCGACGGCAGCGGGCTTGAACAAGGCCTTTGCCCATCCCATGTTGCGCCGCCTGCAGGGCAGCACGAAATGGAATGGCCAGATCACCCTGCGCAAAAAGCTGGCCGATGCGGTTTTCAGCAGCAATTTACAGGGCCTGGGCAGTGAATTGCCCCTGCCGTTCAACAAGAAGGTAGGCGACAGCGTGGCGTTGCGGCTGGAGCGCAGGGCTACCAGTCTCGATCAGGACACCATCAGCGTCAGCTATGGAAAGGTGCTGGCCGCGCAACTGATGAGGCAGCGCGAGGGTAACGAGATGAAAGTCGAGCGCGGTGCGATCAACCTCGGTGGCGGCCAGCTGAATCTACCGGCGAGCGGGCTTTGGCTGACCGGGTCCTTGCCATACCTCGACCTTGATTTCTGGCGCAACGTGTCGAGTCCGGCCGGGGGGGCGAGCGCGGGCGCTGAAGTTGCTGTCGACGGCATCAATTTCAACCTGACCACAGTTGATGTGTTCGGCAAGCGTTTCAATGATCTGCGACTGAATGCGGTAGCGCGAAACGGTTCATGGCAGGCTGCACTGGAAAGCCGTGAAATGAGCGGCAACGTTAACTGGACTCGCAGCGGCGCAGGACGGGTCATAGGGCGCTTCAAATCGCTCACCGTGCCGTCTTCCGCGCCGCCCAAGCTTAGCGAGCCGTCCGTTAACGCAACACCGGCCGCGAATGGCACGAATTCCGAGTTGCCGGCACTCGATATCGTTGCCGACAATTTTTCCGTGCGCAACATGCAACTCGGTCACCTCGAGTTGCTGGCTGCGCCGAACACGCGCGATTGGCGCATAGAGAAGCTGAAGTTGACCACGCCTGAAAGCGTGCTCTCCATGGATGGCGTGTGGCAGGACTGGCTGCAGCAGCCCAGAAGCCGGGTCAACCTGCAACTGGAAACCAGCGATGTCGGCAAATTGCTGGCGCGCGTGGGTCATCCGGACAGCGTCAAGGGCGGCACTGCCAAACTGAAGGGGCAGTTTTACTGGGTCGGCAGTCCAACGGAATTCAACTATGCCACTCTGAGCGGTCTCATGTCGCTGGAGGCGCACAAGGGGCAGTTTTCGAAAATCGAACCCGGCATCGGCAAACTGCTCGGTGTGTTGAGCCTGCAGTCCTTGCCGCGTCGCATCACCCTCGATTTCCGCGATGTATTCAGCGACGGTTTCGCCTTTGACGATATTTCCGGTAGCGTGAAAGTCAATCAGGGAGTCGTAAGCGGTAACGATTTCAAAATGGATGGCCCGGCGGCCAAGGTCGTGATGAGCGGCGAAGCCGACCTGGCACGGGAAACGCAGAACTTGCGGGTGCGCGTCGTGCCGCTGTTCGGCGATACCTTGTCCGGCGCCGCGACGCTGCTCGGCGGGCCGGTGGTAGGCTTGACAGCGCTGCTGGTGCAGAAGATGCTCAAGGACCCGGTTGGTCAAATCAATGCCTTTGAGTACAGCATTACCGGAACATGGGATAATCCAGTTGTGACAAAGTTAAAGAAAAAGGTCGAGGAAAGCAAAACGTGGGACGGCAATTAG
- the acs gene encoding acetate--CoA ligase — MASIESILHETRLFPPSDAFQAQANVSGIEAYRALCAQAEQDYEGFWGAQARENLVWHKPFSHVLDESKAPFYRWFHDGEMNVSYNCLDKHLATQGDKTAIIFEADDGTVSKVSYQELYERVCQFANGLKSLNIVKGDRVIIYMPMSVEAVVAMQACARIGAIHSVVFGGFSAKSLHERIIDARAKAVITADESMRGGKAIPLKAAVDEALGLGGCECIEKVVVYRRSGGAVQWDAQRDMWWHDLVKDQAKSCEPTWVNAEDPLFILYTSGSTGKPKGVQHSSAGFLLGAVLSMKWVFDYKPGDVYWCTADVGWITGHTYVAYGPLAMGATEVIFEGIPTYPDAGRFWKVIQDHKVTTFYTAPTAIRSLIKLGNDLPKQYDMSSLRLLGTVGEPINPEAWMWYHEVVGQSRCPIVDTWWQTETGSNMIAPLPGAVATKPGSCTLPLPGIIADIVDEVGHEVEKGHGGFLVIKRPFPSQLRTLWGDPERFQKTYFPEELGGKYYLAGDSSHRDADGYYWIMGRIDDVLNVSGHRLGTMEIESALVANPLVAEAAVVGKPHEIKGEAVVAYVVLKGARPEGEEAKKIAADLRNWVGHEIGPIAKPDEIRFGDNLPKTRSGKIMRRLLRAIAKGEEITSDTSTLENPAILEQLKNAVK, encoded by the coding sequence ATGGCGTCGATCGAATCAATACTGCATGAAACCCGTCTTTTTCCACCGAGCGATGCTTTCCAAGCGCAAGCCAATGTGTCGGGTATCGAGGCCTATCGTGCCCTGTGCGCGCAGGCGGAGCAGGATTACGAAGGCTTCTGGGGCGCCCAGGCGCGTGAAAACCTGGTATGGCACAAGCCTTTCAGCCACGTGCTGGACGAAAGCAAAGCGCCTTTCTATCGCTGGTTCCACGACGGCGAAATGAACGTCTCCTACAATTGCCTGGACAAGCACCTGGCGACCCAGGGCGACAAAACCGCCATCATTTTCGAGGCGGACGACGGCACGGTGAGCAAGGTGAGTTACCAGGAGCTGTACGAGCGCGTGTGCCAGTTCGCCAACGGATTGAAGTCACTCAATATCGTCAAGGGCGACCGCGTCATCATCTACATGCCGATGTCGGTCGAGGCGGTGGTGGCGATGCAAGCCTGCGCGCGCATCGGCGCCATCCATTCCGTGGTGTTCGGCGGCTTTTCCGCCAAAAGCCTGCACGAACGTATCATCGACGCCCGCGCCAAGGCGGTGATCACCGCCGATGAAAGCATGCGCGGCGGCAAGGCGATCCCGCTCAAGGCGGCGGTGGACGAGGCGCTCGGACTGGGCGGCTGCGAATGCATCGAGAAAGTGGTGGTGTATCGCCGCAGCGGCGGAGCGGTCCAGTGGGATGCGCAGCGCGACATGTGGTGGCACGACCTGGTCAAGGATCAGGCGAAGAGCTGCGAACCGACCTGGGTCAACGCGGAAGACCCGCTTTTCATCCTCTACACTTCCGGTTCCACCGGCAAGCCCAAGGGCGTGCAGCATTCCAGCGCCGGCTTCCTGCTCGGTGCCGTGCTGTCGATGAAATGGGTGTTCGACTACAAGCCCGGCGACGTCTACTGGTGTACCGCCGACGTGGGCTGGATTACCGGCCACACCTACGTTGCCTACGGCCCGCTGGCCATGGGTGCGACCGAAGTCATTTTCGAGGGCATCCCGACCTATCCCGATGCCGGCCGTTTCTGGAAGGTGATTCAGGACCACAAGGTAACGACCTTCTACACCGCGCCGACGGCGATTCGTTCCCTGATCAAGCTGGGCAACGATCTGCCCAAGCAATACGACATGTCCTCGCTGCGCCTGCTGGGCACCGTGGGCGAGCCGATCAACCCGGAAGCCTGGATGTGGTACCACGAGGTGGTGGGCCAAAGCCGCTGTCCGATCGTCGATACCTGGTGGCAGACCGAGACCGGCAGCAACATGATCGCGCCCTTGCCCGGCGCCGTCGCCACCAAGCCCGGTTCCTGCACTTTGCCGCTGCCCGGCATCATCGCCGATATCGTGGACGAGGTGGGGCATGAGGTGGAGAAGGGACACGGCGGTTTCCTGGTCATCAAGCGCCCGTTCCCGTCCCAGCTCAGAACCTTGTGGGGCGATCCGGAACGTTTTCAGAAGACTTATTTCCCCGAAGAGCTGGGCGGCAAGTATTACCTCGCCGGAGACTCTTCGCACCGCGACGCCGACGGCTATTACTGGATCATGGGACGCATCGACGACGTGCTCAACGTCTCGGGGCACCGCCTCGGCACCATGGAGATCGAGTCGGCGCTGGTAGCCAACCCGCTGGTGGCGGAAGCCGCTGTAGTGGGCAAGCCGCACGAGATCAAGGGCGAGGCGGTGGTGGCTTACGTGGTGCTGAAAGGAGCGCGTCCCGAGGGCGAGGAGGCGAAGAAAATCGCTGCCGACTTACGCAACTGGGTGGGCCACGAAATCGGCCCGATCGCCAAGCCGGACGAGATCCGCTTCGGCGACAACCTGCCCAAGACCCGTTCCGGCAAAATCATGCGCCGTTTGTTGCGCGCCATCGCCAAGGGCGAAGAGATCACCTCCGATACCTCCACCCTGGAAAACCCGGCGATCCTGGAGCAGCTCAAGAACGCCGTGAAGTAG
- the glnE gene encoding bifunctional [glutamate--ammonia ligase]-adenylyl-L-tyrosine phosphorylase/[glutamate--ammonia-ligase] adenylyltransferase, whose amino-acid sequence MTKPPAASAQDLIETALRHSRYAQRLVHSDPMLREELLAQLHTPWTAQSMQAALADAVCGDETTLKTALRTLRKRVMLRLIVRDLAGLADLGEVMRNASQLAEVTVAFALERLSAWLSAQYGQPVGEESGTPQDMIVVGMGKLGGGELNVSSDIDLIFAYPEEGETSGPRHISNHEFFTLLGKKLIAAIGENTPDGFVFRVDMRLRPYGDAGPLAGSFAMIENYYLTQGREWERYAWIKGRPLCGSQYQELAAMLRPFVFRKYLDFGAFSSLRELHGQIRREVQRRELDDNIKLGPGGIREIEFITQVFQLIRGGKEPALQTRSTLEAMDLIAQRELMQPQAVAELRKAYFFLRNLEHRLQYLEDAQTQTLPGNEGDRQLIAEAMNFADWNGFYAALNTHRHKVTRHFEQVFAAPQSQQQSHPLSALWQGHLADNEAVGQLVELGYSNGEETWQRLTRIRQGNRYAQLPETSRIRFDALLPPLIQVAAGFPNPDETLERILKLLENISRRAAYLALLLEYPQTLSQVARLCSTSPWVSDYLTQHPVLLDELLDTRSLHTAPDCTRSRAELRALLDAASGDTERQMDILRHFKQAQVFRLVTQDLAGILPLEKLSDHLSDLADLILGETLRLCWQGLRIRHRDEPRFAIVGYGKLGGKELGYASDLDIIYLYDDDAPEAPEIYARLGQRINTWLTSLTSAGMLYDTDLRLRPNGASGLLVSTMAAFENYQQTQAWIWEHQALTRARYCAGDAEIGASFERIRHQVLAQQRDPLALKKEVLEMRQKMLDAHPNASGQFDLKHDRGGIIDVEFAVQYLVLAHAHAHPELTRNAGNLALLKLAAELSLIPAELAEASRDAYRHFRQWQHALRLQSAAYARIAPEQAAPFVTSVRQLWHIVLGEN is encoded by the coding sequence ATGACCAAGCCACCAGCCGCCTCCGCACAAGACCTGATCGAAACCGCACTGCGTCACAGCCGCTACGCACAGCGCCTGGTGCATAGCGACCCCATGTTGCGCGAAGAACTGCTTGCCCAGCTCCACACGCCATGGACCGCACAATCCATGCAGGCCGCGCTCGCCGACGCAGTTTGCGGCGACGAAACCACGCTCAAGACGGCCCTGCGCACGCTGCGCAAGCGCGTCATGCTGCGCCTCATCGTGCGCGATCTGGCCGGTCTGGCCGATCTCGGGGAAGTGATGCGCAATGCTTCGCAACTGGCGGAAGTGACCGTCGCCTTTGCCCTGGAACGCCTGTCTGCCTGGCTCTCCGCGCAATACGGCCAGCCCGTCGGCGAAGAAAGCGGGACGCCGCAGGACATGATCGTGGTGGGCATGGGCAAGCTGGGGGGCGGCGAGCTGAATGTATCGTCCGACATCGACCTGATCTTCGCCTACCCCGAAGAGGGCGAAACCAGCGGCCCGCGGCACATCAGCAACCACGAATTTTTCACCCTGCTGGGCAAGAAACTAATCGCCGCGATCGGCGAGAACACCCCGGACGGCTTCGTGTTCCGCGTCGACATGCGGCTGCGCCCCTATGGCGATGCCGGCCCCCTCGCCGGCAGCTTTGCCATGATCGAGAACTATTACCTCACCCAAGGGCGCGAATGGGAGCGCTACGCCTGGATCAAGGGTCGCCCCCTGTGCGGCAGCCAATACCAGGAACTGGCGGCCATGCTGCGCCCCTTCGTGTTCCGCAAGTACCTGGATTTCGGTGCATTTTCCTCGCTGCGCGAGCTGCACGGGCAAATTCGCCGCGAAGTGCAGCGGCGCGAGCTCGACGACAACATCAAGCTTGGCCCCGGCGGCATCCGCGAGATCGAGTTCATCACCCAGGTGTTCCAGCTCATCCGCGGCGGCAAGGAGCCGGCGCTGCAGACGCGCTCCACGCTGGAAGCCATGGACCTGATCGCGCAGCGCGAGCTGATGCAGCCCCAGGCCGTCGCGGAACTGCGCAAGGCGTATTTTTTCCTGCGCAACCTGGAGCACCGTCTGCAGTACCTGGAAGACGCGCAAACCCAGACCCTGCCAGGCAACGAAGGCGACCGCCAACTGATCGCGGAGGCCATGAATTTCGCCGACTGGAACGGCTTTTACGCCGCGCTCAACACACATCGCCACAAGGTGACGCGCCATTTCGAGCAGGTGTTCGCCGCGCCGCAAAGCCAGCAGCAAAGCCACCCCCTGAGCGCGCTGTGGCAGGGACACCTAGCTGATAACGAGGCGGTCGGGCAACTGGTGGAACTCGGCTACAGCAATGGCGAAGAGACCTGGCAACGCCTCACCCGCATACGCCAGGGCAACCGCTACGCGCAATTGCCGGAAACCAGCCGCATCCGCTTCGACGCCCTGCTTCCGCCGCTGATCCAGGTTGCCGCCGGCTTCCCCAATCCGGACGAAACGCTGGAGCGTATCCTCAAGCTGCTGGAAAACATCAGCCGCCGCGCCGCCTACCTCGCCCTGCTGCTGGAATATCCGCAAACCCTGAGCCAGGTGGCCAGGCTGTGCAGCACCAGCCCGTGGGTGTCCGACTACCTCACCCAGCACCCGGTGCTGCTGGACGAACTGCTCGACACCCGCAGCCTCCACACCGCGCCGGACTGCACCCGATCGCGCGCCGAGCTGCGCGCCTTGCTCGACGCGGCGAGCGGCGACACCGAGCGGCAGATGGACATCCTGCGCCATTTCAAGCAAGCGCAGGTATTCCGCCTGGTGACGCAGGACCTGGCCGGCATTCTGCCGCTGGAAAAGCTCAGCGATCATCTGAGCGACCTCGCGGACCTGATCCTGGGCGAAACGCTGCGCCTGTGCTGGCAAGGGCTGCGCATCAGGCACCGCGACGAGCCGCGCTTCGCCATCGTCGGCTACGGCAAACTGGGCGGAAAGGAACTGGGTTACGCCTCGGACCTGGACATCATCTATCTCTACGACGACGATGCACCGGAGGCGCCGGAAATCTACGCCCGGCTCGGCCAGCGCATCAATACCTGGCTCACCAGCCTGACGTCCGCCGGCATGCTCTACGACACCGACCTGCGCCTGCGCCCCAACGGCGCCAGCGGGCTGCTGGTCAGCACGATGGCGGCCTTCGAAAATTACCAGCAAACCCAGGCCTGGATCTGGGAGCATCAGGCGTTGACCCGGGCGCGCTACTGCGCCGGCGATGCGGAAATCGGCGCGAGTTTCGAACGCATCCGGCACCAGGTGCTGGCGCAGCAACGCGACCCGCTCGCACTGAAAAAAGAAGTCCTGGAAATGCGCCAGAAAATGCTCGACGCCCACCCCAACGCCAGTGGCCAGTTCGACCTCAAGCACGACCGCGGCGGCATCATCGACGTGGAATTCGCGGTGCAATACCTGGTGCTGGCCCATGCCCATGCGCACCCCGAACTCACGCGCAACGCCGGCAACCTGGCACTGCTAAAACTCGCCGCGGAACTGAGCCTGATACCCGCAGAGCTGGCGGAAGCATCGCGCGACGCCTACCGCCACTTCCGCCAGTGGCAGCACGCACTGCGCCTGCAAAGTGCCGCCTATGCCCGCATCGCGCCGGAGCAGGCGGCGCCCTTTGTCACATCGGTACGCCAGCTATGGCACATCGTTTTGGGAGAAAATTAG
- a CDS encoding ZIP family metal transporter: protein MSILAWIILSSLLGGTLSVAAAALFAFSARAAMVPLLVSYAIGALLGAVFLEILPHAFELSHDVHTMAGTVLFGILLFFTLEKLVLWRHCHHTDECEVHGVHEGHTDHGRSGMMIMVGDTFHNFVDGILIAAAFMVDVQVGVVTSLAIIAHEIPQEVGDFLILLHSGYTRRQAFTFNLLSSLATMVGGVLAYVGLQSLQGLVPYFLGVAAASMIYVAVADLIPGLHKRPEIKATVQQVSLIALGIASIWLTEALLGGLA, encoded by the coding sequence ATGTCCATACTTGCCTGGATCATACTTTCAAGCCTGCTCGGCGGCACACTGAGCGTTGCCGCCGCCGCGCTGTTCGCTTTTTCCGCCCGGGCAGCCATGGTTCCGCTGCTGGTGAGCTATGCCATCGGTGCCTTGCTGGGCGCGGTGTTTCTCGAGATACTGCCGCACGCATTCGAGCTGAGCCATGACGTGCACACCATGGCCGGGACGGTATTGTTCGGCATCCTGCTGTTCTTCACGCTGGAGAAACTGGTGTTGTGGCGCCACTGCCACCATACCGATGAGTGCGAGGTGCACGGCGTCCACGAGGGGCATACCGATCACGGGCGCAGCGGCATGATGATCATGGTGGGTGACACCTTCCACAATTTTGTCGACGGCATCCTGATCGCCGCGGCGTTCATGGTGGACGTGCAGGTGGGAGTGGTGACTTCGCTCGCCATCATCGCGCACGAAATTCCTCAGGAAGTCGGCGACTTCCTCATCCTGCTTCACTCCGGCTACACCCGGCGCCAGGCCTTTACCTTCAATCTGCTGTCGAGCCTGGCCACGATGGTGGGCGGCGTGCTGGCTTACGTCGGGCTGCAGTCGCTGCAGGGCCTGGTGCCGTATTTTCTCGGCGTGGCGGCGGCAAGCATGATCTACGTGGCGGTGGCGGATCTGATTCCGGGGCTGCACAAGCGTCCGGAAATCAAGGCCACGGTGCAGCAGGTATCCCTAATCGCCCTGGGAATCGCTTCCATCTGGCTGACCGAGGCGTTGCTCGGCGGCCTTGCGTAA
- the pgeF gene encoding peptidoglycan editing factor PgeF, producing MKQGWIVPDWPAPASVHALVTTRAGGVSVAPYACLNLGDHVGDDPIAVAANRRMLQTSLPTEPVWLKQVHGRGIADADHAAGVPNGHGKSVTPDHETCRDRFPHPSPPPAPARGVPAGIGSKAAQSGETGEGDEGSLRESQITADGSVARKSGVVCAVLTADCLPVLLCDRAGTVVAAAHAGWRGLADGVVEAAVAAMAVEAGEVLAWLGPAIGPQAFEVGGEVRQIFMEHDPAADSAFVPSVNAGKWLADIYLLARQRLARIGVSAVYGGDCCTYSDAERFYSYRRDGVTGRIASLVWIDPEKR from the coding sequence ATGAAGCAAGGCTGGATCGTTCCGGATTGGCCCGCGCCGGCCAGTGTGCATGCCCTGGTGACGACTCGCGCTGGCGGGGTGAGCGTGGCGCCCTATGCCTGCCTCAATCTGGGCGATCATGTCGGGGACGACCCCATTGCAGTCGCTGCCAACCGGCGCATGCTGCAAACCAGCCTGCCTACTGAGCCGGTGTGGCTGAAACAGGTGCATGGCCGAGGCATCGCGGATGCCGATCATGCCGCGGGCGTGCCCAACGGTCATGGCAAAAGTGTGACTCCCGACCATGAAACTTGCCGTGACCGTTTCCCCCACCCCAGCCCTCCCCCTGCACCCGCAAGGGGCGTCCCCGCCGGGATTGGCAGCAAAGCTGCTCAATCCGGCGAGACGGGAGAGGGGGACGAAGGCTCGCTTCGTGAGTCTCAAATTACAGCTGACGGCAGCGTGGCGCGAAAATCCGGGGTTGTCTGTGCCGTGCTGACCGCCGATTGCCTGCCCGTCCTGCTGTGTGACCGCGCCGGTACGGTGGTGGCCGCGGCGCACGCCGGTTGGCGAGGCTTGGCGGATGGCGTGGTGGAAGCTGCGGTGGCGGCTATGGCGGTCGAAGCGGGGGAAGTCCTCGCCTGGCTCGGTCCCGCCATCGGCCCGCAAGCATTCGAAGTCGGCGGAGAGGTGCGGCAAATTTTCATGGAGCACGACCCGGCAGCAGATTCGGCTTTTGTCCCTTCGGTCAATGCGGGGAAGTGGCTGGCGGACATCTACCTGCTGGCACGCCAGCGCCTGGCGCGGATCGGCGTGAGCGCGGTGTATGGCGGGGACTGCTGCACCTATTCCGATGCGGAGCGTTTTTACTCCTATCGTCGCGATGGCGTGACCGGGCGCATAGCGTCGCTTGTCTGGATCGATCCGGAAAAGCGCTGA